A genomic region of Prevotella scopos JCM 17725 contains the following coding sequences:
- a CDS encoding DUF4105 domain-containing protein — protein sequence MKKGLLYIVLTCLLSVVQLTAGAQGMGNADSIQISLLTCSPGKEVWAQYGHTAIRYYNKESGEDLAINYGIFSLDQSYFIPRFVLGMTDYRMGVQSMEQFLAQYEYEGRGVTEQVLNLSAKDKEAIYKALQENLKPENVVYRYNYFFDNCTTRARDIIVNHLHGKVVYPPADSDATFRSMLHKWNNEYKWTQFGEDLLLGVNADRKTTKSEQQFLPENLKNDFDKATYNGKPLVNETRELLSAKTDTVEPSFPLSPLAVAILFAVVSLVMMSFSYRRKQVYWVWDAALMITSGLLGIVFFIMIFSQHPCVSLNFILLFFNPLPLFFLYSTIRKKKVMWWKIWGILIILGLFGSLFQDIPQPILIVASFLLLHCILHIRIHKSVATASDSKR from the coding sequence ATGAAAAAGGGATTATTATATATTGTACTGACTTGCCTTCTGTCTGTCGTCCAACTTACAGCAGGAGCACAAGGTATGGGCAATGCTGATAGCATTCAGATATCCCTTTTAACCTGTTCACCAGGTAAGGAAGTTTGGGCGCAATATGGTCACACCGCAATTCGCTATTACAACAAAGAAAGTGGAGAGGACCTTGCCATTAACTATGGTATCTTTTCGCTCGACCAAAGCTACTTTATTCCCCGCTTTGTTCTAGGTATGACAGACTATCGCATGGGGGTTCAATCCATGGAACAGTTCCTTGCACAATATGAGTATGAGGGACGAGGGGTTACGGAGCAGGTTCTAAACCTGTCAGCTAAAGATAAGGAAGCTATCTATAAGGCTTTGCAGGAAAATTTGAAGCCTGAGAATGTAGTTTATCGCTATAACTACTTCTTCGACAACTGCACTACTAGGGCACGTGACATAATCGTCAACCACCTGCATGGGAAGGTTGTTTATCCGCCTGCTGATTCAGATGCAACGTTCCGTTCTATGCTACATAAATGGAACAATGAATACAAATGGACACAGTTCGGAGAAGACCTCCTGCTCGGTGTGAATGCTGACCGCAAGACAACAAAGTCTGAACAGCAGTTTCTACCCGAGAACTTAAAAAACGACTTTGACAAAGCAACCTACAATGGGAAGCCTTTAGTAAACGAGACGAGAGAACTATTGTCAGCTAAGACTGATACAGTAGAACCATCTTTCCCACTCTCCCCTCTTGCAGTAGCGATTCTTTTTGCAGTCGTTAGTCTTGTAATGATGAGCTTTAGCTATCGCAGAAAGCAGGTTTATTGGGTTTGGGATGCAGCGCTGATGATTACATCGGGCTTGTTGGGTATCGTCTTCTTCATCATGATTTTCTCACAACATCCATGTGTTAGTCTGAATTTCATTTTGCTCTTCTTTAATCCTTTACCCCTTTTCTTCTTGTATAGTACCATCAGAAAGAAGAAAGTAATGTGGTGGAAGATATGGGGAATACTCATTATTTTGGGGCTATTCGGAAGTCTATTTCAGGATATACCACAGCCAATATTAATTGTGGCATCATTCTTGTTGTTACATTGCATATTACATATACGAATTCATAAATCGGTTGCAACTGCGAGTGATTCAAAGAGATAA
- the secA gene encoding preprotein translocase subunit SecA, whose product MNFNKILKALFGDKSTRDMKLIQPYVDKVKAKYPEIKALSNDELRAKTKEIQKYVQDAGKEQREKIAELRATIESTPLEERETIFNQIDKLEKETLDNYEKALDEVMPIAFSIVKDTARRFAENEETVVTATDFDRELAADPSKDFITIDGDKAIYHNHWTAGGNDLKWEMVHYDVQIFGGVVLHQGKIAEMATGEGKTLVATLPVFLNALTGNGVHVVTVNDYLAKRDSEWMGPLYMFNGLSVDCIDKHQPNSPARRKAYQADITFGTNNEFGFDYLRDNMAVSPADLVQRQHNYAIVDEVDSVLIDDARTPLIISGPVPKGDVQMFEEFQPLVQNLYEVQRKQATELLSEARHKLAEAQKNANNKETFQKLQEEGFLALYRSFKALPKNKALIKFLSEEGIKAGMLKTEEYYMANNNREMPKAIEPLYFVTDEKMNSCDLTDKGTAWLAAQVKDDQLFVLPDITTELSELEKQKDEKVIDEQTYIDKKDAMMAHYGVQSERVHTLQQLLKAYTMFNKDDEYVVLNGEVKIVDEQTGRIMEGRRWSDGLHQAVEAKEHVKVEAATQTFATITLQNYFRMYHKLAGMTGTASTEAGEFWDIYKLDVVEIPTNRPILRKDMEDRVYKTAREKYAAVIDEIEEMRNQGRPCLVGTTSVEISELLSKMLNMRKIPHQVLNAKQHLKEAQIVAEAGRSVNGLGAVTIATNMAGRGTDIKLSQEVKDAGGLAIIGTERHESRRVDRQLRGRAGRQGDPGSSVFYVSLEDKLMRLFGSERIAKVMDRLGFEDGERIESSMISNSIERAQKKVEENNFGIRKRLLEYDDVMNKQRTVIYEKRRHALMGERIGMDISNTIWDRCIHIIESNDYEGCKEEFLKILAMECPFTEEEFNGGNTAELAERSFQVAMETFDRKTERIQTVAWPIIKQVYENQGAMYERIMVPITDGQRVYNIPCDLKEAYESEAKSVVKQFEKVILLHIIDDDWKENLRQLDDLRHSVQNASYEQKDPLLIFKLESVKLWDNMIDDMNNRTASVLMRGQIPEMQPADEIQEAAPEEHSQNYKEEKVELNDPNQVAAAQHDTREGANEINHTPYRAEKMPLPNDPCPCGSGKKFKKCHGRDIR is encoded by the coding sequence ATGAATTTCAATAAAATATTAAAGGCTCTTTTTGGAGATAAGTCAACACGTGATATGAAGCTTATACAGCCCTACGTAGATAAGGTTAAGGCTAAATATCCAGAGATTAAAGCACTTAGCAATGATGAATTGCGTGCTAAAACAAAGGAAATCCAAAAGTATGTTCAGGATGCAGGTAAGGAACAACGTGAAAAGATAGCTGAACTTCGTGCAACGATTGAAAGCACTCCACTTGAAGAACGTGAAACAATCTTCAATCAGATTGATAAACTTGAGAAAGAGACGCTCGACAACTATGAGAAGGCACTCGATGAGGTTATGCCTATAGCATTCTCTATTGTTAAAGATACAGCACGCCGTTTTGCTGAGAATGAGGAGACTGTCGTTACAGCTACCGACTTTGATCGTGAGTTGGCTGCTGACCCTTCAAAAGACTTTATTACTATTGATGGCGATAAGGCTATCTACCATAATCACTGGACAGCTGGTGGCAATGACCTCAAATGGGAAATGGTTCACTATGACGTACAGATTTTCGGTGGTGTCGTTCTTCATCAGGGTAAGATTGCCGAGATGGCTACGGGTGAAGGTAAGACCCTTGTTGCTACCCTACCAGTATTCCTCAATGCCCTTACAGGTAATGGTGTTCACGTCGTAACAGTCAACGACTATCTTGCAAAACGTGACTCTGAGTGGATGGGACCTCTCTATATGTTCAATGGACTTTCAGTTGATTGTATTGATAAACATCAGCCAAACTCTCCTGCTCGTCGCAAAGCTTACCAAGCAGACATTACTTTCGGTACGAATAATGAGTTCGGTTTCGACTATCTGCGCGACAACATGGCAGTATCACCAGCCGACCTCGTACAGCGTCAGCACAACTACGCTATTGTCGATGAGGTTGACTCTGTCTTGATTGACGATGCACGTACACCACTTATCATTAGTGGTCCTGTACCAAAGGGTGACGTTCAGATGTTTGAAGAGTTCCAGCCATTGGTTCAGAACCTTTATGAGGTTCAACGCAAACAGGCTACAGAACTTCTTTCTGAAGCTCGTCACAAGCTAGCTGAGGCACAGAAGAACGCTAATAATAAAGAGACTTTCCAGAAGTTACAGGAGGAAGGTTTCCTCGCCCTCTATCGTTCATTCAAAGCACTGCCTAAGAACAAGGCACTCATTAAGTTCCTTTCTGAGGAAGGTATCAAGGCTGGTATGCTGAAGACAGAGGAGTATTACATGGCTAACAACAACCGTGAGATGCCGAAGGCTATTGAGCCACTCTACTTCGTGACTGACGAGAAGATGAACTCATGTGACCTTACTGATAAGGGTACTGCATGGTTGGCTGCACAGGTTAAGGATGATCAGTTGTTCGTATTACCTGATATTACGACAGAACTTTCTGAACTTGAAAAGCAGAAGGATGAGAAGGTTATTGATGAGCAGACTTATATCGATAAGAAAGATGCGATGATGGCTCATTATGGCGTTCAGAGTGAGCGTGTGCACACATTGCAGCAACTCTTGAAGGCTTACACGATGTTCAACAAGGACGATGAGTATGTTGTCTTGAATGGTGAAGTTAAGATTGTCGATGAGCAGACGGGACGTATCATGGAAGGTCGCCGTTGGAGCGATGGCTTGCACCAAGCTGTTGAAGCGAAAGAGCACGTAAAGGTTGAGGCTGCAACACAGACTTTCGCAACCATTACCTTACAGAACTACTTCCGTATGTATCACAAACTTGCAGGTATGACGGGTACCGCTTCAACTGAGGCTGGTGAGTTCTGGGATATCTATAAACTCGATGTAGTTGAGATTCCAACCAATCGTCCTATCCTCCGTAAGGATATGGAAGACCGCGTTTATAAGACAGCACGTGAGAAGTATGCAGCTGTCATCGACGAGATTGAGGAAATGAGAAACCAAGGCCGTCCTTGTCTTGTGGGTACAACCTCTGTCGAAATCAGTGAGCTCTTGAGCAAGATGCTTAACATGCGTAAGATTCCACATCAGGTATTGAATGCTAAGCAGCACTTGAAGGAGGCTCAGATTGTTGCCGAGGCTGGTCGTTCTGTGAATGGTCTTGGTGCAGTGACAATCGCTACCAACATGGCGGGTCGTGGTACAGACATCAAGCTTTCTCAGGAAGTGAAGGATGCAGGTGGTTTGGCAATCATCGGTACCGAGCGTCATGAGAGCCGTCGTGTCGATCGTCAGTTGCGTGGTCGTGCTGGTCGTCAGGGTGACCCAGGTTCATCAGTATTCTATGTTTCACTCGAAGATAAGTTGATGCGTCTCTTCGGTTCAGAACGTATCGCCAAGGTGATGGATAGACTTGGCTTTGAAGATGGCGAACGTATTGAGAGTTCAATGATTTCAAATAGTATTGAACGTGCTCAGAAGAAGGTTGAGGAAAACAACTTCGGTATCCGTAAGCGTCTGTTGGAATACGATGATGTCATGAACAAGCAGCGTACGGTTATCTATGAAAAGCGTCGCCATGCGTTGATGGGTGAGCGTATCGGTATGGATATCTCTAACACTATCTGGGACCGTTGCATACACATCATCGAGAGCAATGACTACGAGGGATGCAAAGAAGAATTCTTGAAGATTCTTGCTATGGAATGTCCATTCACTGAAGAAGAGTTCAATGGTGGCAACACAGCTGAACTTGCTGAACGTAGCTTCCAAGTAGCTATGGAGACCTTCGACCGTAAGACAGAACGTATCCAAACAGTGGCATGGCCTATCATCAAGCAGGTATATGAGAATCAGGGTGCAATGTACGAGCGTATCATGGTTCCAATCACTGATGGTCAGCGTGTTTACAACATTCCATGCGACTTAAAGGAAGCTTACGAGAGCGAGGCTAAATCTGTTGTTAAGCAGTTTGAGAAGGTAATCCTCCTCCATATCATTGATGATGACTGGAAAGAGAACCTCCGCCAGTTAGACGACCTTCGTCACTCTGTACAGAATGCTTCTTACGAGCAGAAAGACCCATTGCTCATCTTCAAGTTGGAGAGTGTGAAGTTATGGGACAACATGATTGACGATATGAACAATCGTACGGCAAGCGTTCTGATGCGTGGCCAGATTCCTGAGATGCAGCCAGCTGATGAGATTCAGGAGGCTGCACCTGAGGAGCATAGTCAGAACTATAAAGAGGAAAAGGTTGAACTCAACGACCCTAATCAGGTTGCTGCTGCACAGCATGACACCCGAGAAGGTGCAAACGAAATAAACCATACTCCTTATCGCGCTGAGAAGATGCCTCTTCCAAACGACCCATGTCCTTGTGGTAGTGGTAAGAAATTCAAAAAATGCCATGGTCGCGATATCCGTTAA